The Electrophorus electricus isolate fEleEle1 chromosome 19, fEleEle1.pri, whole genome shotgun sequence genome has a segment encoding these proteins:
- the LOC113580436 gene encoding macrophage mannose receptor 1-like, with amino-acid sequence MQYQRIIEMKITAVIVLLLEISQYFAQLDGTFLINNAHKNRCLEDFQDLVMCNPLSTRQQFHWTSENRIFNVAQKKCLGTGSKTEGNKLQWYICDANSDLQKWECNDNLQFGLKNESLYLSVQKDTNLLTLSKDPGEEGKWTIHGTMDSICSRPYEELYTLGGNAFGRPCHFPFSYKDQWYTNCTTEDSSYLWCATDSEYDVNQLWGYCPTDQMEYWSKNPLTGVYYQANEDSALTWYQARKSCQQQGGDLLSITEPHEQTFISGLLQKRGLLLWTGLNCLDVSGGWHWINRQPLRFLTWLSGQPSFKPGHTCGVINQHYDSKWSTDICSARHGYICQKGLATPTVPPVVHTGYCHSPWIPYSGHCYFLNRTKRTWLEARDACRREGGDLLSILNSEEQSFVISQLGYLQTDELWIGFNDLKTPMLFEWSDHSFVPFAWWGMNEPSHSAALKEDCVLMKGEEGKWADQICQQKYGYICKKKTNVNPSTDDTVVTSPGCKPGWIRYGYYCYLAGAEIKSFEEAKQMCEKSGSYLIDITNKVENAFLVSLVGARPEKHFWIGLSNQRDRHTFAWTNNNKVLFTHFNAGMPGGRQGCVAMTTGVLAGLWDVLSCTNKEKYICKQKAEGMVTTPAPPTTLAPSCSEGWYPLTNRDYCFKIFEVNYKKAKTWSEALDFCLEVGGDLLSIHSDSDIQDVALPQTHSLSSWIGYSIQDPTVGYVWSDGSTTSYEKWGEGQPDNFNNMENCVELAYYQWKKTIEWNDRHCEERRNWLCEIKKGVIPKEVDITSERYNRTDDGWIIFKDSQYYFHDTSLTMEEACRFCKRRLGDLVVINDEEERVFLWHQALNKHHNIYIGLNINRDKSFMWMDGSPVVFQMWAPNQPSSENDEEHCVKMSWYSGLWEMEYCGNKQSFVCKRSGLVPVNSTAAPTEPPIGGCAPDWVKFEEKCYKIGLDQKTWTEARSYCRSQGGDLASIHSRLHQAFLTSRMNDNTLNLWLGFNNLAVRRFRWTDGSPVSFTYWANREPAGDMQFMGDWRHFSLSFMETYKPPLACVVMGAVQSPDLGKWVTKDCNDTNGFICSRTVDHVIMPSPTELPRTFIKLGNSSYMVVQRNLTWKEAKHHCEVEGAHLASILDMITQSYIELQTHKLGQPLWIGLNSDETEGYFRWIVNLHLTMDRWDHSEPKGNPCVYVDVDGKWKTSHCNQTYYSICKKSADIAQNPLSEYPGMCPELTDKEPKMIWLSYKEHCYAFITIKESWNTASQICMTRGANLVSIRDPLEGRFIENYVRLLSSSDSNFWIGLFMTRQGHWLWQDNSVLDYINWHQSADDYTDYFSTYDTCASISSSTKQWEKYNCEERASFICKAVKVIKPTTITTLPGDGEAQKTFVGMSVVVIIAVLCVLAGFTYFFYKWSHSSSYTVASMSGNPMYYRTVVPVPEEKDTETLVKQMENNDEPPIL; translated from the exons ATGCAATACCAAAGGATCATCGAGATGAAAATAACTGCAGTCATTGTACTTCTACTTGAAATATCACAGTACTTTGCTCAGTTAG ATGGAACCTTTTTGATCAACAATGCACATAAGAACAGATGCCTGGAAGATTTTCAAGACCTGGTCATGTGTAACCCCTTAAGCACAAGACAACAGTTCCACTGGACTTCAGAGAATCGCATCTTCAATGTTGCCCAGAAAAAATGCCTTGGCACAGGAAGCAAGACTGAAGGCAATAAACTGCAGTGGTACATCTGTGATGCCAACAGTGACCTTCAAAAATGGGAGTGCAATGACAACTTACAGTTTGGCCTGAAGAATGAGTCTCTCTACTTGTCTGTTCAGAAAGATACTAATCTGCTCACACTGTCCAAAGATCCAGGGGAGGAAGGGAAGTGGACAATTCATGGAACAATGGACAGCATCTGCTCACGGCCATATGAAG AATTATACACACTTGGTGGAAATGCCTTTGGACGCCCATGTCATTTCCCATTCAGTTATAAAGATCAGTGGTACACAAATTGTACAACAGAAGACTCCAGTTATCTATGGTGTGCAACTGACAGTGAATATGATGTTAATCAGCTCTGGGGTTATTGTCCAACAGATCAAATGG AGTACTGGAGTAAGAACCCCCTGACAGGTGTCTATTACCAGGCGAATGAAGATTCTGCACTGACTTGGTATCAGGCCAGGAAGAGCTGCCAGCAGCAGGGCGGAGACCTGCTGAGCATCACTGAGCCCCATGAACAAACCTTCATATCAG GATTGTTGCAGAAAAGAGGTCTTCTCCTATGGACAGGACTGAACTGTTTAGATGTCTCAGGTGGATGGCACTGGATCAATAGGCAACCTCTACGTTTTCTGACATGGCTCAGTG GGCAACCATCCTTTAAACCAGGGCACACCTGTGGAGTGATAAATCAGCATTATGATTCTAAATGGTCGACTGATATTTGTTCTGCAAGACATGGATATATATGCCAAAAAGGTCTTGCCACTCCCACAGTTCCACCAG TGGTGCACACAGGTTATTGCCATAGTCCATGGATCCCTTACTCAGGCCACTGTTATTTCCTCAATCGCACAAAGAGAACGTGGCTGGAGGCGAGAGACGCCTGTCGACGTGAAGGTGGAGACCTGCTGAGCATTCTGAACTCAGAGGAACAAAGTTTCGTCATCTCACAACTTGGATATT TACAAACAGATGAGCTGTGGATTGGCTTTAATGATCTCAAGACTCCAATGCTGTTTGAGTGGAGTGATCACTCCTTTGTTCCATTTGCCTGGTGGGGCATGAATGAACCGAGCCACAGTGCTGCTCTTAAAGAGGACTGTGTTTTAATGAAAGGAGAG GAGGGCAAGTGGGCTGACCAAATCTGTCAGCAGAAGTATGGATATATCTGTAAGAAAAAGACCAATGTGAATCCATCTACTGATGACACTGTTGTCACAAGTCCAGGCTGCAAACCT GGTTGGATCAGGTACGGCTACTACTGTTACCTAGCCGGAGCAGAGATTAAATCCTTTGAAGAGGCCAAGCAGATGTGTGAAAAATCTGGATCTTATTTGATTGACATTACAAACAA GGTTGAAAACGCATTCCTGGTCAGCCTGGTTGGGGCACGACCAGAGAAGCACTTCTGGATCGGGTTGTCTAACCAAAGGGACCGACACACATTTGCGTGgactaacaacaacaaagttTTGTTCACTCACTTTAATGCTGGAATGCCAG GAGGGAGACAAGGTTGTGTTGCCATGACTACAGGAGTGCTTGCTGGATTATGGGATGTGCTTAGTTGTACTAATAAAGAAAAGTATATCTGCAAGCAAAAGGCTGAGGGGATGGTGACAACTCCAGCACCCCCAACAACGCTTGCTCCCAGCTGCAGTGAGGGCTGGTATCCACTTACAAACAGAGACTACTGCTTTAAG ATATTTGAGGTGAACTACAAAAAAGCAAAGACTTGGTCTGAGGCGCTTGACTTCTGCTTGGAAGTTGGGGGTGATTTGCTGAGTATTCACAGTGATTCAGATATTCAAGATGTTGCATTGCCCCAAACACA TTCACTGTCGTCTTGGATTGGATACAGTATCCAAGATCCCACTGTTGGTTATGTATGGAGTGATGGGTCTACT acGTCCTATGAAAAATGGGGAGAAGGTCAACCAGACAACTTTAACAATATGGAAAACTGTGTTGAACTTGCTTATTACCAGTGGAAAAAGACAATAGAATGGAATGACCGGCACTGTGAAGAAAGAAGGAATTGGTTGTGTGAGATTAAAAAAG GTGTGATACCAAAGGAAGTAGACATTACTAGTGAAA GGTATAATAGGACAGATGATGGCTGGATTATATTTAAGGACTCTCAGTATTACTTCCATGACACTTCTCTTACTATGGAAGAAGCATGTAGGTTCTGTAAGCGTAGACTTGGTGACCTTGTGGTCATtaatgatgaagaggagagagtgttTCTATGGCATCAG GCCTTAAATAAACATCATAATATTTATATTGGTCTGAATATTAATCGAGACAAATCTTTTAT gtggatggatggatcaCCTGTAGTATTTCAGATGTGGGCACCAAACCAACCATCATCTGAGAATGATGAGGAGCACTGTGTAAAAATGTCTTGGTATTCAG GCCTATGGGAAATGGAATATTGTGGAAATAAACAAAGCTTTGTTTGTAAACGAAGTGGATTAGTCCCAGTCAATTCCACTGCTGCCCCCACTGAGCCACCCATAGGTGGTTGTGCTCCTGACTGGGTGAAGTTTGAAGAAAAG TGTTACAAAATTGGACTGGACCAGAAAACATGGACTGAAGCCAGATCTTATTGTAGAAGTCAGGGAGGAGATCTAGCTTCTATTCATAGTAGACTTCATCAAG CTTTTCTTACCTCAAGGATGAATGACAACACCCTAAATTTATGGCTTGGCTTCAATAATTTGGCAGTCAGAAGATTCAGATGGACAGATGGGAGTCCTGTTAGCTTCACATACTGGGCCAATCGAGAACCTGCAGGAGACATGCAATTTATG GGTGATTGGAGACATTTCTCACTCAGCTTTATg GAAACCTATAAACCACCTCTTGCTTGTGTTGTAATGGGAGCTGTGCAAAGTCCTGACCTAGGAAAGTGGGTGACAAAAGACTGCAATGATACCAATGGTTTTATTTGCAGTCGAACTGTAG ATCACGTTATCATGCCAAGCCCCACAGAGCTACCCAGGACTTTCATCAAGCTCGGAAATTCTTCTTACATGGTCGTTCAAAGAAACCTGACCTGGAAGGAAGCAAAGCACCACTGTGAAGTAGAAGGAGCACATCTGGCCAGCATTCTGGATATGATCACCCAGTCCTACATTGAGCTGCAGACACATAAACTTGGACAGCCCTTGTGGATTGGCCTTAATAGTGATGAG ACAGAAGGTTACTTCCGGTGGATTGTTAACTTGCATCTGACTATGGATAGATGGGACCACAGTGAACCAAAGGGCAACCCTTGTGTTTATGTGGATGTAgatggaaaatggaaaacatcCCACTGCAATCAAACCTACTACAGCATATGCAAGAAATCAGCAG acATTGCCCAAAATCCACTAAGTGAGTACCCAGGAATGTGCCCTGAGCTGACAGATAAAGAACCAAAGATGATATGGTTGTCTTATAAAGAACACTGCTATGCATTTATAACTATTAAAGAATCATGGAACACAGCCTCTCAAATCTGTATGACAAGAG GAGCTAATCTTGTTAGCATTAGAGATCCACTGGAGGGCAGGTTTATAGAAAACTACGTCAGGTTGCTAAGCAGTTCTGACAGCAATTTCTGGATAGGCCTTTTTATGACCCGTCAAG GACACTGGTTGTGGCAGGACAACAGTGTGCTGGATTACATTAACTGGCATCAATCTGCAGATGATTATACAGATTATTTTTCTACATATGACACATGTGCATCCATCTCAAGCAGTACCAAACAGTGGGAAAAATACAACTGTGAAGAACGTGCATCATTTATCTGCAAAGCAGTCAAAG TTATAAAACCAACCACAATAACTACACTTCCAG GTGATGGTGAAGCTCAAAAGACATTTGTTGGAATGTCAGTGGTTGTGATcattgcagtgctgtgtgtcctGGCTGGGTTTACTTACTTCTTCTACAAATGGTCCCACTCCAGTTCTTACACTGTAGCTTCCATGTCTGGGAATCCAATGTATTACCGTACAGTAGTACCGGTACCAGAGGAGAAAGATACTGAAACCTTAGTCAAGCAAATGGAGAATAATGATGAGCCCCCTATTTTGTAA